A window from Drosophila nasuta strain 15112-1781.00 chromosome 3, ASM2355853v1, whole genome shotgun sequence encodes these proteins:
- the LOC132792064 gene encoding putative fatty acyl-CoA reductase CG5065 isoform X2: MVDLSPVQEFYKDKTVFITGASGFMGKVLLEKLLYSCHSLKEVIIICRPKRGKAPESRLEEMFKLPIFQRIRDERPEMLKKVTIYQGDVTYDLLGLSGDSLKHVVDNTNIVFHMAATLKLEGNLRDAIDMNLLGTQRALNVAKQMKQLEAFVHLSTAFCNCDQEVMYEKVYEFPHKPEDLMRLAEWMDVKTLDAITPDLLKPHPNTYTYSKRLAEILVRDHYETMPVIIARPSIVSPSAYEPVPGWVDNLNGPTGLMVGAGKGVIRSMLIDTRHKSEVIPVDYAINGLCVIPYQFVTQQQRPVDVPVYNITCADHRKMQWGEVIEMSKKIGYQYPMEAGLWYPDGCITTNKFHHNINVLLFHWLPAYVIDFMLFILGQKRFMIRVQNRISVGLEVLQFFTMRAWFFKSDAYSSLWDMMNATDRKNFNMDMDPEETIPMYIESCVQGGRQYLMKESPDSLPRARRQLMLYESNEYCLKIFTSSYSFPSLSFFLPLSFSWRCKLIACISWIVRAR; the protein is encoded by the exons ATGGTTGATCTATCGCCAGTACAAGAGTTCTACAAGGACAAGACCGTGTTCATCACGGGTGCCTCCGGTTTCATGGGCAAAGTGCTGCTGGAGAAGCTGCTCTACTCGTGTCACTCACTGAAGGAGGTCATCATCATCTGTCGCCCCAAGCGCGGCAAGGCGCCGGAGTCGCGTCTCGAGGAGATGTTCAAGCTGCCCATCTTTCAACGGATTAGAGACGAGCGTCCCGAGATGCTGAAGAAGGTGACCATCTATCAGGGCGATGTGACCTACGATT TGCTGGGTTTGAGTGGCGACAGCTTGAAGCATGTGGTGGACAACACTAACATTGTGTTCCATATGGCGGCCACACTGAAGCTCGAGGGCAATCTGCGCGATGCCATTGACATGAATCTGCTAGGCACACAGCGTGCTCTAAATGTTGCCAAGCAGATGAAGCAGCTGGAGGCATTTGTGCATCTCTCGACAGCCTTTTGCAACTGCGATCAGGAAGTGATGTACGAGAAGGTCTATGAGTTCCCCCACAAGCCCGAGGATCTCATGCGTCTGGCTGAATGGATGGATGTGAAGACTCTGGATGCGATTACGCCTGATTTGCTGAAGCCACATCCCAATACTTATACCTACTCGAAGCGTCTGGCGGAGATCCTAGTGCGCGATCATTACGAAACGATGCCGGTGATCATCGCCAGGCCAAGCATTG TTTCGCCATCGGCCTACGAGCCCGTGCCTGGCTGGGTGGATAATCTGAATGGACCCACGGGTTTGATGGTGGGTGCCGGCAAGGGCGTCATACGCTCCATGCTCATCGATACGCGTCACAAGTCCGAGGTTATACCGGTGGACTATGCCATCAATGGACTGTGCGTCATACCATATCAGTTTGtgacgcagcagcaacgtccGGTGGATGTGCCGGTTTACAATATAACGTGCGCGGATCATCGCAAGATGCAGTGGGGCGAGGTTATTGAAATGAGCAAAAAGATCGGTTATCAGTATCCGATGGAGGCGGGTCTTTGGTATCCCGATGGCTGCATCACGACCAACAAATTCCATCACAATATCAATGTGCTGCTCTTCCATTGGCTGCCCGCCTATGTTATTGATTTCATGCTCTTCATACTCGGCCAGAAGCGTTT CATGATACGTGTGCAGAATCGCATCTCGGTAGGCTTGGAGGTTTTGCAGTTCTTTACGATGCGCGCCTGGTTCTTTAAGTCCGATGCCTACTCTTCGCTCTGGGACATGATGAACGCTACGGATCGGAAAAA CTTTAACATGGACATGGATCCCGAAGAAACGATTCCCATGTACATCGAGTCCTGTGTCCAAGGCGGTCGACAGTATCTCATGAAGGAGTCACCCGATTCTCTGCCGCGTGCTCGACGCCAGCTTATGCTGTATGAATCGAATGAATACTGCTTGAAAATATTCACTTCTTCTTACTCCTtcccctccctctctttctttcttcctCTCTCGTTCTCTTGGCGTTGCAAACTTATAGCATGTATATCCTGGATCGTGCGTGCAAGGTGA
- the LOC132792083 gene encoding LOW QUALITY PROTEIN: cytochrome c oxidase subunit 6A, mitochondrial (The sequence of the model RefSeq protein was modified relative to this genomic sequence to represent the inferred CDS: deleted 1 base in 1 codon) — protein MSQYWDRYVRPGLNQLNFNMPSFGVKATGSLLWKRVTFLVATPIVGLCMINAYRSIDEEKKDIASQQPFVKYEYMRRRNKRFPWGNGDRSLFHNPNTNALADGYEL, from the exons ATGTCGCAGTATTGGGATCGCTATGTACGTCCTGGCCTGAATCAGTTGAACTTTAACATGCCTTCCTTTGGTGTGAAAGCCACCGGCTCGCTGCTGTGGAAGCGTGTCACA TTTTTGGTGGCCACACCAATCGTTGGCCTCTGCATGATCAATGCCTATCGCTCGATCGATGAGGAGAAAAAGGACATCGCCTCCCAACAGCCTTTCGTCAAGTATGAATACATGCGTCGTCGCAACAAACGCTTCCCCTGGGGCAACGGGGATCGCAGTCTGTTTCACAATCCCAACACCAATGCGTTGGCCGATGGCTACGAGCTTTAG
- the LOC132792064 gene encoding putative fatty acyl-CoA reductase CG5065 isoform X1 codes for MWATSCELRAARLSVMQCHNACCNLNLHSSSLFLQLSLYFLYPFAGTKMVDLSPVQEFYKDKTVFITGASGFMGKVLLEKLLYSCHSLKEVIIICRPKRGKAPESRLEEMFKLPIFQRIRDERPEMLKKVTIYQGDVTYDLLGLSGDSLKHVVDNTNIVFHMAATLKLEGNLRDAIDMNLLGTQRALNVAKQMKQLEAFVHLSTAFCNCDQEVMYEKVYEFPHKPEDLMRLAEWMDVKTLDAITPDLLKPHPNTYTYSKRLAEILVRDHYETMPVIIARPSIVTPAVAEPLPGWVDNMNGPTGVLIGAGKGVIRSMICNGELKSEVVPVDIAVNGLILIPFHNILAKQKSAQLPVYNITVEDAKKRTWKWVMDVGRELGLAYPFEVGLWYPDGNMTSSKLYHTFCVIMFMWLPAYCIDLLLTIFGQRRFMVRVQTKISVGLEVLQFFTTRNWDFKSSHFQQIYQEISEEDRKIFKINTNDVDDYEYMKMSILGGRQYVMKEPLTSLPKSRIQLRFMYVLDRICKTLIIGGLIYWLSLRLGLNDLVHHALNSTKH; via the exons ATGTGGGCTACAAGCTGCGAACTGCGAGCTGCGCGTTTGAGTGTAATGCAATGCCACAACGCCTGTTGCAACCTCAACTTACattcttcctctctctttctccagCTCTCGCtctattttttatacccgtttGCCGG CACCAAGATGGTTGATCTATCGCCAGTACAAGAGTTCTACAAGGACAAGACCGTGTTCATCACGGGTGCCTCCGGTTTCATGGGCAAAGTGCTGCTGGAGAAGCTGCTCTACTCGTGTCACTCACTGAAGGAGGTCATCATCATCTGTCGCCCCAAGCGCGGCAAGGCGCCGGAGTCGCGTCTCGAGGAGATGTTCAAGCTGCCCATCTTTCAACGGATTAGAGACGAGCGTCCCGAGATGCTGAAGAAGGTGACCATCTATCAGGGCGATGTGACCTACGATT TGCTGGGTTTGAGTGGCGACAGCTTGAAGCATGTGGTGGACAACACTAACATTGTGTTCCATATGGCGGCCACACTGAAGCTCGAGGGCAATCTGCGCGATGCCATTGACATGAATCTGCTAGGCACACAGCGTGCTCTAAATGTTGCCAAGCAGATGAAGCAGCTGGAGGCATTTGTGCATCTCTCGACAGCCTTTTGCAACTGCGATCAGGAAGTGATGTACGAGAAGGTCTATGAGTTCCCCCACAAGCCCGAGGATCTCATGCGTCTGGCTGAATGGATGGATGTGAAGACTCTGGATGCGATTACGCCTGATTTGCTGAAGCCACATCCCAATACTTATACCTACTCGAAGCGTCTGGCGGAGATCCTAGTGCGCGATCATTACGAAACGATGCCGGTGATCATCGCCAGGCCAAGCATTG TGACGCCCGCTGTGGCGGAACCTCTGCCCGGCTGGGTGGACAATATGAATGGACCCACAGGTGTGCTGATTGGCGCCGGCAAAGGCGTTATCCGCTCCATGATCTGCAACGGAGAGCTCAAGTCCGAGGTGGTGCCCGTGGACATAGCCGTCAATGGTCTCATTTTGATACCCTTTCACAACATTTTGGCAAAGCAAAA ATCAGCGCAGCTGCCTGTGTATAACATCACTGTGGAAGATGCTAAGAAGCGCACGTGGAAATGGGTGATGGATGTGGGACGTGAACTAGGCCTTGCTTATCCATTTGAGGTGGGACTCTGGTATCCCGATGGCAACATGACCTCTAGCAAGCTCTATCACACCTTCTGTGTCATCATGTTTATGTGGCTGCCTGCCTATTGCATCGACTTGCTCTTGACAATCTTCGGACAGCGTCGCTT caTGGTTCGCGTGCAGACCAAAATTTCAGTTGGCCTCGAGGTGCTGCAGTTCTTTACCACACGTAACTGGGACTTCAAGTCATCGCATTTTCAACAAATCTATCAGGAAATATCTGAAGAAGATCGCAAAAT CTTTAAAATCAATACCAACGATGTGGATGATTACGAGTACATGAAGATGAGCATTCTGGGTGGACGTCAGTATGTGATGAAGGAACCCCTCACATCGTTGCCCAAATCACGCATACAGCTACGATT CATGTATGTCTTGGATCGCATCTGCAAGACGCTTATAATCGGCGGCCTTATCTATTGGCTCTCCTTGAGACTGGGACTGAATGACCTGGTGCACCATGCACTGAACAGCACCAAGCATTAA
- the LOC132792067 gene encoding probable cytochrome P450 4aa1: MIVEKVLERATKLEMCSVLVLLALLLTVYTFYSELCSYLRSVLLSLRLQGPPSWPLIGNTMLIKEKDLMQNRAANAFTLYGSLIRIWVLFLPFFVVLEPEDLQVILSSKKHTNKVFIYKLMHNFLGEGLITSSGSKWSTHRKLIQPAFHHSLLYKFIDTFVDASQSLNEILDASAINKDINIAHYMNNCVVDILNEAVLGVPIKKKGLGLMEDSPFRKGKLMIPTRFLHPWLLFESVYKFTSLASDELNQKKRLNDFTRMMIKQRRQLMAEAGNNNVERKCLLDSMIEISDANEDFTEEDIVNEACTFMLAGQDSVGASVAFTIFLLTQNADCQDKCREEVLRIFGQSNRAPTMNDLHEMRYLEMCIKESLRLYPSVPVIARQLGEEVRLGGHSLPAGSNVFICPYSTHRLPHIYPEPNKFKPERFTAEEVEKRHSCAFLPFSAGPRYCIGNRFAILEMKTILSRLLRSYQLIPVPGKTTAEETFRVTLRASGGLWVRLRPLEQQTVLDTATD, from the exons ATGATTGTGGAAAAAGTT TTGGAGCGTGCAACTAAACTGGAGATGTGCAGCGTGCTCGTTCTGCTCGCGCTCTTGTTGACCGTCTACACATTCTACTCCGAGCTATGTTCGTATTTAAGATCAGTGTTGCTCTCGCTGCGTCTTCAGGGACCGCCATCGTGGCCTTTGATTGGTAACACCATGCTGATCAAGGAGAAGGATC TGATGCAGAATCGTGCCGCAAACGCTTTTACGCTCTATGGCTCGCTTATACGCATTTGGGTGCTATTTCTGCCATTCTTTGTGGTTCTCGAGCCGGAGGATTTGCAGGTCATACTCTCGTCCaagaaacacacaaacaagGTCTTTATTTATAAGCTGATGCACAATTTTCTGGGAGAGGGCTTGATCACTAGCAGCGGCTCCAAGTGGAGCACTCATCGCAAGCTCATCCAGCCTGCATTTCATCACAGTCTGCTCTATAAGTTTATTGACACCTTTGTGGATGCTTCGCAATCGCTGAACGAGATTCTCGATGCCTCCGCCATCAACAAGGACATCAACATTGCTCACTATATGAACAACTGCGTGGTTGACATACTCAATG AGGCTGTGCTTGGTGTGCCCATCAAAAAGAAGGGCTTGGGCTTGATGGAGGATTCGCCGTTCCGCAAGGGCAAACTCATGATACCCACGCGTTTCCTACATCCTTGGCTGCTTTTTGAAAGCGTCTATAAATTCACCTCGCTGGCCAGCGATGAGCTCAACCAGAAGAAGCGTCTCAACGATTTTACCCGGATGATGATCAAGCAGCGTCGCCAGCTCATGGCTGAGGCGGGCAACAATAATGTGGAACGCAAATGTCTGCTCGACTCCATGATTGAGATCTCCGATGCCAATGAAGATTTCACCGAAGAGGATATTGTCAACGAGGCGTGCACATTTATGCTTGCTGGCCAGGATTCCGTGGGCGCTTCCGTTGCCTTTACCATCTTTCTGCTCACCCAAAATGCCGATTGTCAGGACAAGTGCCGCGAAGAAGTCCTGCGCATCTTTGGCCAGAGTAATCGGGCGCCAACTATGAACGATCTGCATGAGATGCGCTATCTGGAGATGTGTATCAAGGAGTCGCTGCGTCTGTATCCCAGTGTGCCTGTCATCGCTCGCCAGTTGGGCGAGGAGGTGCGCCTGGGTGGCCACTCTTTGCCAGCAGGCAGCAATGTCTTTATCTGTCCGTACTCCACCCATCGACTGCCGCACATCTACCCGGAACCAAACAAATTCAAGCCGGAGCGTTTTACCGCCGAAGAGGTGGAGAAGCGTCATTCCTGTGCCTTCCTACCGTTCAGCGCTGGTCCACGTTACTGCATTGGCAACCGCTTTGCCATACTCGAGATGAAGACAATTCTATCGCGTTTACTGCGCAGCTATCAACTGATCCCTGTGCCCGGCAAGACAACCGCCGAGGAGACCTTCCGCGTCACACTGCGTGCTTCAGGCGGACTTTGGGTGCGATTAAGGCCGCTGGAGCAACAGACAGTACTAGACACGGCAACAGACTAA